The proteins below are encoded in one region of Sphaerodactylus townsendi isolate TG3544 linkage group LG06, MPM_Stown_v2.3, whole genome shotgun sequence:
- the NDUFB2 gene encoding NADH dehydrogenase [ubiquinone] 1 beta subcomplex subunit 2, mitochondrial, translating into MVGPLCRLRLVAHLFRPRGATGVASGARSASTEAHAPFLYRQFPVISRSQIIKAELISGFMWFWILWNFWHDPDIVLGHFPYPDASKWTDEELGIPSDDE; encoded by the exons ATGGTCGGGCCTTTGTGCCGGCTGCGGTTGGTAGCGCACCTCTTTCGCCCTCGAGGTGCGACAGGAGTGGCTTCGGGGGCCCGGAG TGCAAGCACAGAGGCGCATGCCCCATTTCTTTACCGTCAATTCCCAGTGATTTCACGGTCCCAGATAATAAAGGCTGAACTGATCAGTGGTTTCATGTGGTTCTGGATCCTGTGGAACTTTTGGCATGACCCTGATATTGTGCTG GGCCACTTCCCTTATCCAGATGCTTCGAAGTGGACAGATGAAGAACTGGGAATCCCCTCTGATGATGAGTAG